From Rissa tridactyla isolate bRisTri1 chromosome 7, bRisTri1.patW.cur.20221130, whole genome shotgun sequence, a single genomic window includes:
- the RAB17 gene encoding ras-related protein Rab-17 isoform X1, whose amino-acid sequence MICVAAVSVLTSWSMAQKAMPGTSPEGIRPTYMYKVVLLGSTSVGKSSLAYRYVKNDFKESLPTVGCSFFTQTVNLEVATIKFEIWDTAGQEKYHSVCHLYYRGAHAVLLVYDIAKKETLNRAKLWLRDLEKEFLPDEIVIALVGNKTDLAAEREVATEEGEEFARTKGLLFMETSAKSNHQVNDIFMAIARELLQREQAKASAPSPHGRSTVELGESGVRTGCCQL is encoded by the exons AGCATGGCACAGAAAGCAATGCCGGGCACCTCCCCAGAGGGAATTCGTCCCACCTACATGTACAAGGTGGTTCTGCTGGGGAGCACATCAGTGGGAAAGTCAAGCCTGGCCTACCGATACGTGAAAAATGACTTCAAGGAGTCGCTGCCAACTGTGGGAT GCTCCTTCTTCACACAGACGGTCAACCTGGAGGTAGCCACCATCAAGTTTGAGATCTGGGACACTGCAGGCCAGGAGAAGTACCACAGCGTCTGCCACCTCTATTACCGGGGCGCCCAtgctgttctcctcgtttacgaCATCGCTAAGAAG GAAACACTCAACAGAGCAAAACTGTGGCTGAGGGACCTGGAGAAGGAATTCCTTCCTGATGAAATCGTCATTGCTTTGGTGGGCAACAAGACAGACCTCGCTGCTGAGCGAGAAGTCGCCACTGAG GAGGGGGAAGAGTTTGCAAGGACCAAAGGCCTCCTCTTCATGGAGACATCCGCAAAATCCAACCACCAAGTGAATGATATCTTTATGGCCATCG CCCGAGAGCTCCTGCAGAGGGAGCAAGCGAAGGCATCTGCCCCGTCCCCACACGGGAGGTCAACGGTTGAGCTGGGGGAGAGCGGGGTGAGGACCGGGTGCTGCCAGCTCTGA
- the RAB17 gene encoding ras-related protein Rab-17 isoform X2: MAQKAMPGTSPEGIRPTYMYKVVLLGSTSVGKSSLAYRYVKNDFKESLPTVGCSFFTQTVNLEVATIKFEIWDTAGQEKYHSVCHLYYRGAHAVLLVYDIAKKETLNRAKLWLRDLEKEFLPDEIVIALVGNKTDLAAEREVATEEGEEFARTKGLLFMETSAKSNHQVNDIFMAIARELLQREQAKASAPSPHGRSTVELGESGVRTGCCQL, from the exons ATGGCACAGAAAGCAATGCCGGGCACCTCCCCAGAGGGAATTCGTCCCACCTACATGTACAAGGTGGTTCTGCTGGGGAGCACATCAGTGGGAAAGTCAAGCCTGGCCTACCGATACGTGAAAAATGACTTCAAGGAGTCGCTGCCAACTGTGGGAT GCTCCTTCTTCACACAGACGGTCAACCTGGAGGTAGCCACCATCAAGTTTGAGATCTGGGACACTGCAGGCCAGGAGAAGTACCACAGCGTCTGCCACCTCTATTACCGGGGCGCCCAtgctgttctcctcgtttacgaCATCGCTAAGAAG GAAACACTCAACAGAGCAAAACTGTGGCTGAGGGACCTGGAGAAGGAATTCCTTCCTGATGAAATCGTCATTGCTTTGGTGGGCAACAAGACAGACCTCGCTGCTGAGCGAGAAGTCGCCACTGAG GAGGGGGAAGAGTTTGCAAGGACCAAAGGCCTCCTCTTCATGGAGACATCCGCAAAATCCAACCACCAAGTGAATGATATCTTTATGGCCATCG CCCGAGAGCTCCTGCAGAGGGAGCAAGCGAAGGCATCTGCCCCGTCCCCACACGGGAGGTCAACGGTTGAGCTGGGGGAGAGCGGGGTGAGGACCGGGTGCTGCCAGCTCTGA